The Lycium ferocissimum isolate CSIRO_LF1 chromosome 10, AGI_CSIRO_Lferr_CH_V1, whole genome shotgun sequence genome window below encodes:
- the LOC132032414 gene encoding uncharacterized protein LOC132032414 encodes MHLSETPFAEQNKQCVPSSCGHIHDISYPFRLKSDPKHCGHENYELSCEGNHTILDGDESNYHIVQAINYDNSTIHLVDPDIREKVVCSLPKPLRSAYSSLLNRFTTWRRRYLPSPSHVRSVPISLVETITVFSCPFPINSPDIVEITSCLNRSYASSGLFRGHRYATMAELSPSDLKVGCSVDLMSMTSWHNYDANANSSILSLHKALAYGFELSWFQNVYCDKCPRHTGRNSYQSCEGENSRNVRCVEISYGCDYYNFRFFKTPDCCKNIPYVMLEFKTLLAILQCKS; translated from the coding sequence ATGCATCTCTCTGAAACTCCATTCGCAGAACAGAACAAGCAGTGTGTCCCTTCTAGTTGTGGGCATATTCATGACATCAGTTACCCCTTTAGATTGAAAAGTGATCCGAAGCATTGCGGCCATGAAAATTATGAATTGAGCTGTGAAGGGAATCACACAATATTAGATGGGGATGAATCGAATTACCACATAGTACAAGCCATTAATTATGATAACTCCACTATTCACCTTGTAGATCCTGATATAAgagaaaaagttgtttgttCTCTTCCTAAGCCTTTACGTTCAGCATACAGTTCACTCCTTAATCGTTTTACAACTTGGAGGAGGAGGTATCTGCCTAGCCCTAGTCATGTACGTAGCGTTCCAATTAGTTTAGTAGAAACAATCACTGTTTTCAGCTGTCCATTTCCCATAAATTCTCCAGACATTGTGGAAATTACTAGTTGTCTCAACAGGAGTTATGCTTCTTCCGGCTTATTTAGGGGACACAGATATGCAACCATGGCCGAATTATCACCATCTGATTTGAAAGTCGGGTGTAGTGTAGACCTCATGTCGATGACTTCATGGCATAATTACGATGCAAATGCTAATAGCTCCATTTTAAGTTTGCATAAAGCTTTGGCATATGGGTTTGAGCTTTCGTGGTTTCAGAACGTTTACTGTGACAAGTGCCCCCGCCACACGGGTAGAAATTCATATCAGTCCTGTGAAGGTGAAAATTCAAGGAATGTTCGCTGTGTGGAGATCAGTTACGGCTGCGACTACTACAATTTTAGATTCTTCAAAACGCCCGACTGTTGTAAGAACATTCCCTACGTCATGCTAGAATTTAAGACACTTTTAGCAATTTTGCAATGCAAGTCGTAA